One window of Chamaesiphon minutus PCC 6605 genomic DNA carries:
- a CDS encoding DUF1816 domain-containing protein, with the protein MNIQDIWSSALHLVGQAWWVEITTERPHCTYYFGPFATAVEADEAKVGYVEDLEGESAQGIQVAIKRCKPVQMTIDYEESAREHYNSVVKTPMSGQYG; encoded by the coding sequence ATGAATATTCAAGATATCTGGAGCAGTGCGCTCCACCTCGTAGGACAAGCTTGGTGGGTCGAAATTACCACAGAACGGCCTCACTGTACCTATTATTTTGGGCCGTTCGCGACCGCTGTGGAAGCTGACGAGGCTAAAGTGGGCTATGTCGAAGACTTAGAAGGTGAATCAGCCCAAGGTATTCAGGTAGCAATCAAACGTTGCAAGCCAGTTCAAATGACGATCGATTATGAGGAATCCGCTCGGGAACATTATAATTCAGTCGTAAAAACACCTATGAGCGGTCAATACGGCTAG
- a CDS encoding Mini-ribonuclease 3, with product MGETELPPSWQQPNILAIHPNQVPQLSPAALAYLGDAVYELYVRTRFLFPPKRSHDYHRQVVAQVRAEAQSSHLQLLLPHLTSVELDAIRRGRNAASGRPRRLDPEVYQQATSFETLIGYLHITDPPRLWELLALLPLDPAPAP from the coding sequence GTGGGTGAAACCGAGCTACCACCAAGCTGGCAACAGCCGAATATTTTAGCTATCCACCCCAACCAAGTGCCGCAACTGTCACCAGCAGCTCTAGCATATTTGGGCGATGCTGTGTACGAACTATACGTTCGCACGAGATTTTTGTTTCCGCCTAAACGTTCTCATGATTATCATCGTCAAGTTGTCGCACAAGTACGTGCTGAAGCGCAGTCTAGTCATCTGCAACTACTCCTACCCCATCTGACATCCGTAGAATTGGATGCCATCCGGCGAGGAAGGAATGCGGCGAGTGGTCGTCCGCGTCGCCTCGATCCCGAAGTTTATCAGCAGGCTACCAGTTTTGAGACATTAATCGGTTATCTTCATATTACCGATCCCCCACGGCTGTGGGAGTTACTCGCTCTACTCCCACTCGATCCGGCTCCAGCCCCATAA
- the rlmB gene encoding 23S rRNA (guanosine(2251)-2'-O)-methyltransferase RlmB, with protein MVFKPRRSSGGKPFPRQGDRDGSGSGERDYRPSRSADSRPSSSDRYRPSDAPRRKEGGDSSYRGKPDDRAGDRRPRKTDGANNFDRDRSYRPRPTEGGSSFDRPKPDRKFGRQDKPREDRQDWGVPRPERSKDFSPRQDGYKPRGDDSFGDRRGDRDGADRRPPRPNFNRDDRPSKFSDRRQDDRPSKFSDSHSERLRQRRPEDRGQDFGGKPKEWRDRPPSRNNRGGWQDPPAPEITEEEVTDYLYGKHSVFTAIENERQINRIWVLSKLRHHPAFFTLIDQAKANGTVVDEVDNQRLSYLANGGNHQGIVAQVAPHDYLEIEELIAQALAASDAPVIVVADGITDPQNLGSIVRTAEALGAQGVIIPQRRAVGITSTVLKVAAGALEHLPVARVVNLSRALSQLKEAGFWIYGTTADAEQAVYSVDFTDRRPVALAIGSEGDGLSLLTQKGCDHLVSIPLSGKTPSLNAANAAAMCLYEISRQRLSNMLRLSER; from the coding sequence ATGGTATTTAAACCTCGTCGCTCTAGTGGCGGCAAACCTTTCCCACGTCAAGGAGATCGCGACGGTTCGGGAAGTGGGGAGCGCGATTATCGCCCCAGCCGCAGTGCGGATAGTAGACCTAGTAGTTCGGACAGATATCGCCCCAGCGACGCACCGCGTCGTAAAGAAGGTGGCGACTCCAGTTATCGCGGCAAACCCGACGACCGCGCGGGAGATCGTCGTCCGCGCAAGACCGATGGTGCAAATAATTTCGATCGAGATCGTAGCTATCGTCCGCGTCCGACTGAAGGCGGATCGAGTTTCGACAGACCCAAGCCCGATCGGAAATTCGGTCGTCAGGATAAGCCCCGCGAGGATCGTCAGGATTGGGGCGTACCTCGTCCAGAACGTTCCAAAGATTTTTCACCCCGTCAGGACGGTTATAAGCCTCGTGGAGACGATTCCTTTGGCGATCGTCGGGGCGATCGGGATGGCGCGGATCGCCGACCCCCTCGTCCTAATTTCAATCGAGACGACCGTCCTTCCAAATTCAGCGATCGCCGTCAAGACGACCGTCCGTCGAAATTTAGCGATTCTCATTCTGAGAGGCTCCGCCAACGCCGTCCGGAAGATCGCGGCCAAGATTTTGGCGGCAAACCCAAAGAATGGCGCGATCGTCCGCCTAGCCGCAACAATCGCGGCGGTTGGCAAGATCCCCCCGCACCAGAAATTACCGAAGAAGAAGTCACCGATTATTTGTACGGTAAGCACTCAGTCTTCACCGCGATCGAAAACGAACGCCAAATCAATCGAATCTGGGTACTTTCCAAACTCCGCCACCATCCCGCCTTCTTCACCCTCATCGACCAAGCCAAAGCTAATGGTACGGTAGTCGATGAAGTGGACAACCAAAGATTGAGCTATCTAGCCAATGGTGGCAACCATCAGGGGATTGTCGCCCAAGTCGCCCCCCATGACTATCTAGAAATCGAAGAGCTAATCGCCCAAGCATTAGCAGCTTCAGATGCACCCGTTATCGTCGTCGCCGACGGCATTACCGATCCCCAAAATCTCGGCTCGATCGTGCGCACCGCAGAAGCACTCGGCGCACAAGGCGTCATTATCCCCCAGCGTCGCGCTGTTGGGATCACTTCCACCGTGCTAAAAGTAGCCGCTGGCGCACTAGAGCACCTGCCCGTCGCTCGTGTCGTCAATCTCAGCCGCGCTTTAAGTCAACTCAAAGAAGCTGGCTTCTGGATTTATGGCACCACGGCTGATGCCGAACAGGCAGTCTATAGCGTCGATTTTACCGATCGACGTCCCGTCGCGCTCGCCATTGGCTCTGAGGGCGACGGACTGAGTTTGCTAACTCAAAAAGGTTGCGACCATTTGGTGTCGATTCCATTGAGCGGAAAAACACCCAGTTTGAACGCCGCCAATGCTGCTGCGATGTGCCTATATGAAATATCGCGCCAGCGTTTGTCAAATATGTTACGGCTTTCTGAGCGTTAA